One window of Mesorhizobium loti R88b genomic DNA carries:
- a CDS encoding 5'/3'-nucleotidase SurE, with protein MRILICNDDGIEAPGLARLVNAVTDLSDDVWVVAPDGKRTTAGSSLTIARPLTMLRVRPNWYSCSGTPADCVVSAMTWLFENEPKPDLVLAGVNDGRNVAEDLAYSGTLGIAREATFWGVPAIGFSRVKNPDFTDVDDQWLGALIASLWHARGGWATEGHWLSVNLPAALPAEILQPRIGRDKIGRKAETVESDGERTVIMVPRGRAHASEPGDENEAIDAGYVGINRLNWFGETRLDERLLGGIQRQS; from the coding sequence GTGAGAATCCTGATCTGCAACGACGACGGCATCGAAGCACCCGGGCTTGCCCGTCTCGTTAACGCGGTCACGGACCTGAGCGACGATGTCTGGGTGGTTGCACCCGATGGCAAGCGCACGACCGCCGGTTCGTCGCTGACGATCGCCAGACCTTTGACGATGCTGCGCGTCAGGCCGAACTGGTATTCCTGTTCCGGCACTCCGGCCGATTGCGTGGTGAGTGCGATGACCTGGCTGTTCGAGAATGAACCGAAACCTGACCTCGTCTTGGCGGGCGTCAATGACGGCCGCAACGTTGCCGAGGACCTGGCCTATTCCGGTACGCTCGGCATTGCCCGGGAAGCAACTTTCTGGGGCGTGCCGGCGATCGGTTTTTCGCGGGTGAAAAATCCGGATTTCACCGATGTTGACGACCAATGGCTGGGAGCCCTGATCGCCTCATTGTGGCATGCGCGCGGGGGCTGGGCGACAGAGGGCCATTGGCTCAGCGTCAACCTGCCGGCCGCACTGCCGGCTGAAATCCTCCAGCCGCGCATCGGCCGCGACAAGATCGGCCGCAAGGCCGAGACTGTGGAAAGCGATGGCGAGCGCACGGTCATCATGGTTCCGCGCGGGCGCGCTCATGCCAGCGAGCCGGGCGACGAGAACGAGGCGATCGATGCCGGTTACGTCGGCATCAACCGGCTGAACTGGTTTGGCGAAACGCGGCTGGATGAGCGGCTTCTAGGCGGGATTCAGCGGCAAAGCTAG
- a CDS encoding DUF930 domain-containing protein: protein MKGETEERRRNLLWGIPASLILHALFVVALVYGVRTPPTQPQQDEPVNVALVPPPEQPKPKPVPPPPPKPKAEKPPEQKVEKPPEPPPKPVNIPVLKPVFQYGKKDTGPEKSLDGGSAQANAPSPAKDEAAKPPVVPTPAPTQPAAAATPQQKAEPSKPDEKPVTAAPDEKPAQSEEKQPTEDTDKQPPEQQEAAPQPAEKQAVVTPKPLAAEAGDKPSPPPSAEKAKPKPAKTMNFKSARAFKAPSGKAGKSSPANTAAAGSPMYSGLPGVRKLFSQGATGDALATSSMDNVPRGQRVANLCGNVLSQELQGADYSIKWVPTITLDKGNVLNPPQAAFSTRNTWYNLNFRCEVDPDATRVLSFNFSVGSSIPPGEWASRGFTKYPLN, encoded by the coding sequence ATGAAGGGCGAGACAGAAGAACGGCGTCGGAATCTGTTGTGGGGCATCCCCGCATCGCTGATCCTGCATGCGCTTTTCGTGGTTGCCCTGGTATACGGCGTACGCACGCCCCCCACACAGCCGCAGCAGGACGAGCCGGTCAATGTCGCGCTGGTGCCTCCGCCCGAGCAGCCAAAGCCGAAACCTGTTCCGCCACCGCCACCAAAGCCCAAAGCCGAAAAGCCGCCGGAACAGAAGGTTGAAAAACCGCCCGAGCCGCCGCCGAAGCCGGTGAACATTCCCGTTCTGAAGCCTGTTTTCCAGTATGGCAAGAAGGATACCGGGCCCGAGAAATCTCTCGACGGCGGCAGCGCTCAAGCCAACGCGCCTTCGCCGGCCAAGGATGAGGCGGCGAAGCCGCCTGTAGTGCCGACACCCGCGCCGACCCAGCCCGCCGCGGCTGCAACGCCACAGCAGAAGGCCGAGCCCAGCAAGCCTGACGAGAAGCCGGTCACCGCCGCACCGGACGAAAAACCCGCGCAAAGCGAGGAGAAGCAGCCAACTGAGGATACTGACAAACAGCCGCCGGAACAGCAGGAGGCAGCGCCGCAACCCGCCGAAAAGCAAGCGGTCGTGACGCCAAAGCCATTGGCTGCCGAGGCTGGTGACAAGCCATCACCGCCACCCTCTGCCGAGAAGGCAAAGCCCAAACCTGCAAAGACGATGAATTTCAAATCCGCGCGAGCCTTCAAGGCTCCGAGCGGGAAAGCAGGGAAGTCAAGTCCCGCGAACACTGCCGCTGCAGGATCGCCGATGTATTCCGGCCTTCCGGGAGTTCGAAAGCTCTTCTCGCAGGGCGCTACCGGTGATGCGCTGGCCACAAGTTCCATGGATAACGTGCCGCGCGGTCAGCGCGTGGCCAACCTTTGCGGCAACGTTCTGAGCCAAGAATTGCAAGGAGCCGACTATTCGATCAAATGGGTGCCAACCATTACTCTGGACAAAGGCAATGTCCTTAATCCGCCGCAGGCGGCCTTCAGCACCAGAAACACCTGGTATAATCTAAACTTCCGGTGTGAAGTCGACCCCGATGCGACGCGGGTCCTATCCTTCAACTTCAGTGTCGGGTCATCAATTCCGCCCGGCGAATGGGCCAGCCGTGGATTCACCAAGTATCCGCTCAATTAG
- a CDS encoding DUF930 domain-containing protein, with amino-acid sequence MKGETGERRRNLLWGIPASLILHVLVAALLLYGLPMAPQQPQEEQPVNVALVPAPEQPKPKPAPAPPPNPPEPKAEKPPEQKVEKPPPPEKQAQKPPPVEVLKPVFQFGDKDTGPRKSLDGASAEESSPAPAKDDASKPPVEPKPVENQPATPPDPEQRADTTKADEKPVTATTDAKPTQDAEKQAVLDAAKQQGAVPAPLAADGEVELPMSAARPQPKPANTPKPSPAKASKSASRNDSGPPGVRKLYSQDATDDALATTSMGGVPRAERASMLCASELQQQLLDGSYFPYMWPKVPLKGGNIIDAPDVAFSTTTTWYHLSFRCEVDTDATRVLSFDFRVGSEIPRSEWPRPL; translated from the coding sequence ATGAAGGGTGAGACAGGAGAACGGCGTCGGAATCTGCTGTGGGGCATCCCCGCATCGCTGATCCTGCACGTGCTTGTCGCGGCGCTCCTGTTGTATGGCCTGCCCATGGCTCCCCAACAGCCGCAGGAGGAGCAGCCGGTCAATGTCGCGCTCGTGCCTGCGCCCGAGCAGCCGAAACCGAAACCTGCTCCGGCGCCGCCTCCTAATCCACCGGAGCCGAAGGCTGAAAAACCACCCGAGCAGAAGGTTGAAAAGCCGCCTCCGCCGGAAAAGCAGGCGCAGAAGCCCCCGCCGGTTGAGGTGCTGAAGCCTGTCTTTCAGTTCGGCGACAAGGATACCGGCCCGAGGAAATCCCTGGATGGGGCCAGCGCTGAGGAAAGTTCGCCGGCGCCGGCCAAGGATGACGCTTCGAAGCCGCCGGTCGAGCCGAAGCCCGTCGAGAACCAGCCTGCGACGCCGCCAGACCCCGAGCAGCGGGCAGATACAACCAAGGCCGACGAGAAGCCGGTAACCGCGACGACGGATGCCAAGCCGACACAGGACGCGGAGAAGCAGGCGGTGCTCGACGCCGCCAAGCAACAGGGCGCGGTACCAGCGCCTTTGGCTGCCGATGGCGAGGTTGAGCTTCCCATGTCGGCTGCAAGGCCTCAGCCCAAACCCGCAAATACACCCAAGCCCAGCCCCGCAAAGGCTTCGAAGTCTGCATCCCGGAACGACTCGGGCCCTCCGGGTGTTCGCAAGCTCTACTCGCAGGACGCCACGGACGATGCGCTGGCGACGACCTCGATGGGTGGCGTGCCTCGCGCTGAACGTGCATCCATGCTTTGCGCCAGCGAGTTGCAGCAGCAACTGCTGGACGGCTCTTATTTTCCCTACATGTGGCCAAAAGTACCACTGAAGGGAGGCAATATAATTGACGCTCCGGATGTCGCTTTCAGTACGACAACCACATGGTACCATCTGAGCTTCCGGTGCGAGGTCGACACCGATGCGACCAGGGTCTTGTCTTTCGACTTCCGTGTGGGCTCCGAGATTCCACGCAGCGAATGGCCACGGCCTCTCTAG
- a CDS encoding HAD family hydrolase translates to MAQSRPIIFDCDGVLVDSEPLAARAYERVYEKHGMPGVHGGIIAQCVGMKQSDIIARIKELTGHQFPASADEDIWAETKVLFSEELKPTPGIASFLETLAGDRCVASSSSVERINHSLAVTGLAHFFGDAIYSSSMVKNGKPAPDIFLFAAARMGANPADCIVIEDSPFGIQGAVAAGMTAIGYTGGGHTYAEHAARLKAAGADFVCADWHEISRQLAGLGVPA, encoded by the coding sequence GTGGCGCAATCAAGGCCTATCATTTTCGACTGCGACGGCGTTCTCGTCGACAGCGAACCCTTGGCTGCCCGTGCCTATGAGCGCGTCTATGAAAAGCACGGCATGCCCGGTGTTCATGGCGGCATCATCGCCCAGTGCGTCGGCATGAAGCAGTCCGATATCATCGCCAGGATCAAGGAATTGACCGGTCATCAGTTCCCGGCTTCGGCCGATGAAGACATCTGGGCCGAGACCAAGGTGCTGTTTTCCGAGGAGCTGAAGCCGACGCCGGGGATTGCTTCTTTTCTGGAAACGCTTGCCGGCGACCGTTGCGTCGCCTCGTCGTCGTCCGTCGAGCGCATCAACCACAGCCTTGCCGTCACCGGCCTGGCGCATTTCTTCGGCGATGCGATCTACAGCTCTTCGATGGTCAAGAACGGCAAGCCGGCGCCTGACATCTTCCTGTTCGCCGCCGCCAGGATGGGCGCCAATCCGGCCGACTGTATCGTCATCGAGGACTCGCCCTTCGGCATCCAGGGCGCGGTTGCCGCCGGCATGACGGCGATCGGCTACACCGGCGGCGGCCACACCTATGCCGAGCACGCTGCCCGGCTGAAGGCCGCCGGTGCCGATTTCGTCTGCGCCGACTGGCATGAAATTAGCCGGCAATTGGCCGGGCTCGGCGTGCCGGCGTAG